TTCCATTTGTGAGTTGTCTAGACAAGTTTGAGTAAATAGAAAATGAATCTAGCTCGCTACACTCGTCGTCTTGGTGCCTTGTTGATGTAGAGACACTTTGACGAGCTTGTATGAAGGTTTCGTGTCCGTTCCTTTGCAGATTTGCAACATAGTAGTTTCGACCACCACTTATCTAGACAAGATGCAGGCGTTGATTTTATTGGGCTTTCGGGATGTTATAGGAAGGCGAGCATGGACTTATATAGATTGGGAATTCATATTAATTTGACGCACTTATCGGCACTTACCATGGCAATTTCTCTAGTGCACTAAATTACGCATGCATATATACTCTGCTCCAACTTTTTAAACCAAGAAGAAACCATGAAGAACTATCTGACTACATTCTTAAAAGGAATGGCGATGGGTGCAGCCGACGTTGTACCTGGCGTATCGGGAGGTACGATCGCCTTTATTACTGGTATTTACGATACCTTGCTAGAAAGTATCCGACGCGTTAATCCTAGCCTGTTCGGTATTTGGAAACGTGAAGGCTTCAAAGCTGCGTTTGACCATATCAATGGCTTTTTCCTTATCGCACTGTTTGGCGGCATCCTGACGTCGATTCTCTCGCTTGCGAAGTTCATCTCTTGGGCGCTAGAAACCCATCCAGTACCGGTATGGTCGTTCTTCTTTGGTCTGATCATGGTGTCTGTTTATCACATGATTAAACAGGTTGAGCAAAAGACACTGTCTCGCTTTATCGTGCTGCTGATCGGTGCGGTATTTGCTTACAGCATCACGGTACTCAAGCCACTTCAGATGGACCCAACCAGCCTAAACATCTTCTTTGCTGGCTGTATCGCTATCTGTGCAATGATTCTTCCTGGTATTTCAGGTAGCTTCATTCTGCTTCTTCTAGGTATGTACACACCTGTGTTAGGCGCTGTAAAAGGTCTACAAATTGATGTCATGGCTCTGTTTGCGACAGGCTGCTTGGTTGGCTTGCTGTCGTTCTCACACGTGCTTTCATGGCTGCTAAAGCGCTTCCGCGATTTTGCATTGGTGTTCTTGACAGGTCTGATGCTAGGTACGCTTCCAAAGCTATGGCCCTGGAAAGAGACCATCTCATGGCGCACTAACTCAAAAGGTGAACAGGTTCCTCTTATCCAAGAAAACCTATCACCATTCAACTTTGAGTCTGTGACAGGTCAGCCTTCACAACTCGCTATTGCCGTTGTTTTGATGCTGGCGGCAATTGGTCTAGTACTAGCGCTGGAAAAAGTTGCGGAGAAAGGTGAGAAATAATCTTACTGACTCGAAAGAAAAGGCTCACTAAGTGAGCCTTTTTTAGTTTTAAGCGGCGCTTAGAATACGAAGTTAACCATGATGGTGTACATATTAGCGTCGGTGTCTGTTCCAGGTGAGCTGATAAATGGTCCAGATTGACCATTAACTGCGTTGAAACGCTGCCACTCTGCATTCAGCGATACGTTGTAGAGCAAGTCATAACGCAAACCTAACGTCCAGCTATCACCGGTTTTACCCTTATAACTGTTGTTCGCACTACCCTCGCTGTAGGTTTCTCCGTAAACCACATAAGGCGTGAATTTGCTGATGCGATATGCAGCACTCCCGTACCATGACGAAGTAAGGTCGTTCTTTTGCCCCTCAGCAGATAATTTCAACGATCCAAAATCGTATTCAGCTCCCAAAGAGTAAAGCTTGATATTCTGGTCTTTTAGAGGCTGCTCTAGATAAGGGATCGTCGTGAAAAACCCGGGAGCGACTTCAACATCAAGATTACGAATCTTATTGGTTTGATCAAAATTCGAGTCGAGGAATGCAAAATTGACACGGAAGTTATCGCCCACCAATTGCGCATTCAGACCCCACATATTTTTAGTTTCAAACTCCAATGTTAGGTTAGGATTAAAATCCACTTCATTGTTGTCTTTGAAACCTACAAATGGGGTGAGCGACAATTGCAGCTCGTCCGTCAGGCTATAGTTCCAGATAACGCTAGCGCCGTTGTAAGCGGTCACACCCAAAATACTGTTGTATACCTCTTCATTAGGTCTTGCTGCGGTATAAGCATGTCCAACATAGTAATACTCAGATGCGAGGAAGACAGGAAGGCGAAGTCGTCCTGCACGCACCTCAAAATCACCGATGGAGTACCCCAAATAAGCCCACTCCAGTTGCGGCTCACTCCAATGGTCTTGAGGTCGTTTAACGATCTGCACTGAGGCTTTGAATGCCTCATAAAAATAGTCTAGCTGTACCCCAAACGTGGTGTCACAATCAAAACAGTCTTCATCTCGAATATTGCGATTGACAAGCAGCGGGGTTTCATTGTCGCTGCGAGCCCAAGACGTCGAACCAAAACCACTGATAGAGAAATTGTCGGTAATATCAATTGCTGCCGTTACTGATGTTGATGCCACTGCTAAGCTCATTGCAAGAAGTTGTTTTTTCATTGTTATTTCTCCTTACTCACTACGTACAGGACCTTGGCTTCACTCGGCACTTCATCAAGAGGTGCATAACCTATCCTGTTGGGTTTCTCGATTAACCAAGCAATGAGCGTATTCACGTTGGCATTCCCTATTTCTTTTGGTGGTCGTGCTTTCCCTGAGAAGGACAAGCTCGCCCAATACGCATTCATTTGGGCGACGTCTTTGCCGAGAAGAGATTGATAAAATTCTGAACGTTCTGTCGACGTTTCGGGCCAATCGGAGAGCTCGATTCGTTTACCTTGGAGCGACTTGGCTTTACCACGGTAAAGCATGCGCGCTTTACTTCGTGTCAACTCATCAAACTCTTGGTTGAGGGTAAATACCGCATATTCCGTTGCCGCAAAGGCTCTACTGTCTGGAGGAATCACAACAAGACCTATCAATAGCACGGTCAGAATAGACAAGGTGCGGCAAGGTCGAGCAA
This is a stretch of genomic DNA from Vibrio maritimus. It encodes these proteins:
- a CDS encoding porin, coding for MKKQLLAMSLAVASTSVTAAIDITDNFSISGFGSTSWARSDNETPLLVNRNIRDEDCFDCDTTFGVQLDYFYEAFKASVQIVKRPQDHWSEPQLEWAYLGYSIGDFEVRAGRLRLPVFLASEYYYVGHAYTAARPNEEVYNSILGVTAYNGASVIWNYSLTDELQLSLTPFVGFKDNNEVDFNPNLTLEFETKNMWGLNAQLVGDNFRVNFAFLDSNFDQTNKIRNLDVEVAPGFFTTIPYLEQPLKDQNIKLYSLGAEYDFGSLKLSAEGQKNDLTSSWYGSAAYRISKFTPYVVYGETYSEGSANNSYKGKTGDSWTLGLRYDLLYNVSLNAEWQRFNAVNGQSGPFISSPGTDTDANMYTIMVNFVF
- a CDS encoding DUF368 domain-containing protein is translated as MKNYLTTFLKGMAMGAADVVPGVSGGTIAFITGIYDTLLESIRRVNPSLFGIWKREGFKAAFDHINGFFLIALFGGILTSILSLAKFISWALETHPVPVWSFFFGLIMVSVYHMIKQVEQKTLSRFIVLLIGAVFAYSITVLKPLQMDPTSLNIFFAGCIAICAMILPGISGSFILLLLGMYTPVLGAVKGLQIDVMALFATGCLVGLLSFSHVLSWLLKRFRDFALVFLTGLMLGTLPKLWPWKETISWRTNSKGEQVPLIQENLSPFNFESVTGQPSQLAIAVVLMLAAIGLVLALEKVAEKGEK